Proteins from one Mobula birostris isolate sMobBir1 chromosome 10, sMobBir1.hap1, whole genome shotgun sequence genomic window:
- the LOC140204021 gene encoding uncharacterized protein isoform X1: MEASAEVPAVPEKQGVLVMEDPQMGKSSQRPKEGLPESLAPSQSECAEPLSTEAESTIHSGEKWFMCSECGQGFSRASELLKHQRRHTGEKLWKCGDCGKGFNYLTQLGIHRRSHARERLFTCTTCGEGFPLPSELQKHQQLHSGEKPINCPVCGKGFTRSSSLLTHERVHTGERPFTCSECGKGFSRSSSLLIHQRIHTGEKPFTCSECGKEFSQSTNLRKHRRVHTGERPFACSECGKEFGQSTNLRKHLKVHTGEKPFVCSECGKRFTRSSSLLTHQRVHTGERPYVCPECGKGFSHSSNLRTHRRIHK, encoded by the exons ATGGAAGCCTCGGCAGAAGTTCCGGCCGTGCCCGAAAAGCAAGGA GTATTAGTAATGGAGGATCCACAAATGGGGAAATCCAGCCAAAGACCGAAAGAGGGCCTGCCAGAATCACTCGCTCCATCGCAATCCGAGTGCGCGGAGCCCTTGAGCACCGAAGCGGAAAGCACAATCCACAGCGGGGAGAAATGGTTCATGTGCTCGGAGTGTGGGCAGGGCTTCAGCCGGGCGTCCGAGTTGCTGAAACATCAGCGGAGACACACTGGCGAAAAGCTGTGGAAATGTggagactgcgggaagggattcaattaCCTCACCCAGCTGGGGATCCATCGCCGCAGCCACGccagggagaggctgttcacctgcacCACGTGCGGAGAGGGTTTCCCTCTGCCGTCAGAGCTGCAGAAACACCAGCAGCTTCACAGCGGGGAGAAGCCCATCAACTGCCCCGTGTGCGGGAAAGGATTCACCCGCTCGTCCTCTCTGCTGACGCACGAGcgggttcacaccggggagaggccgttcacctgctccgagtgCGGGAAGGGCTTCAGCCGCTCGTCCTCCCTCCTGATCCACCAGCGGATTCACACCGGGGaaaagccgttcacctgctccgagtgCGGGAAGGAGTTCAGCCAGTCGACCAATCTGCGGAAGCACCGGCGGGTCCACACGGGGGAGAGGCCGTTCGCCTGCTCCGAGTGCGGGAAGGAATTTGGTCAGTCGACTAACCTGAGGAAGCACCTGAAAGTGCACACGGGGGAGAAGCCGTTTGTCTGCTCCGAGTGTGGGAAGCGGTTCACCCGCTCCTCGTCCTTGCTGACGCATCAGcgggttcacactggagagaggccgtacGTCTGTCCCGAGTGCGGAAAGGGGTTCAGCCATTCGTCTAACCTGCGGACGCACCGGCGAATTCACAAGTGA
- the LOC140204021 gene encoding uncharacterized protein isoform X2, protein MEDPQMGKSSQRPKEGLPESLAPSQSECAEPLSTEAESTIHSGEKWFMCSECGQGFSRASELLKHQRRHTGEKLWKCGDCGKGFNYLTQLGIHRRSHARERLFTCTTCGEGFPLPSELQKHQQLHSGEKPINCPVCGKGFTRSSSLLTHERVHTGERPFTCSECGKGFSRSSSLLIHQRIHTGEKPFTCSECGKEFSQSTNLRKHRRVHTGERPFACSECGKEFGQSTNLRKHLKVHTGEKPFVCSECGKRFTRSSSLLTHQRVHTGERPYVCPECGKGFSHSSNLRTHRRIHK, encoded by the coding sequence ATGGAGGATCCACAAATGGGGAAATCCAGCCAAAGACCGAAAGAGGGCCTGCCAGAATCACTCGCTCCATCGCAATCCGAGTGCGCGGAGCCCTTGAGCACCGAAGCGGAAAGCACAATCCACAGCGGGGAGAAATGGTTCATGTGCTCGGAGTGTGGGCAGGGCTTCAGCCGGGCGTCCGAGTTGCTGAAACATCAGCGGAGACACACTGGCGAAAAGCTGTGGAAATGTggagactgcgggaagggattcaattaCCTCACCCAGCTGGGGATCCATCGCCGCAGCCACGccagggagaggctgttcacctgcacCACGTGCGGAGAGGGTTTCCCTCTGCCGTCAGAGCTGCAGAAACACCAGCAGCTTCACAGCGGGGAGAAGCCCATCAACTGCCCCGTGTGCGGGAAAGGATTCACCCGCTCGTCCTCTCTGCTGACGCACGAGcgggttcacaccggggagaggccgttcacctgctccgagtgCGGGAAGGGCTTCAGCCGCTCGTCCTCCCTCCTGATCCACCAGCGGATTCACACCGGGGaaaagccgttcacctgctccgagtgCGGGAAGGAGTTCAGCCAGTCGACCAATCTGCGGAAGCACCGGCGGGTCCACACGGGGGAGAGGCCGTTCGCCTGCTCCGAGTGCGGGAAGGAATTTGGTCAGTCGACTAACCTGAGGAAGCACCTGAAAGTGCACACGGGGGAGAAGCCGTTTGTCTGCTCCGAGTGTGGGAAGCGGTTCACCCGCTCCTCGTCCTTGCTGACGCATCAGcgggttcacactggagagaggccgtacGTCTGTCCCGAGTGCGGAAAGGGGTTCAGCCATTCGTCTAACCTGCGGACGCACCGGCGAATTCACAAGTGA